A window of the Drosophila simulans strain w501 chromosome 2L, Prin_Dsim_3.1, whole genome shotgun sequence genome harbors these coding sequences:
- the LOC27209015 gene encoding 60S ribosomal protein L5 — protein sequence MGFVKVVKNKQYFKRYQVKFRRRREGKTDYYARKRLTFQDKNKYNTPKYRLIVRLSNKDITVQIAYARIEGDRVVCAAYSHELPKYGIQVGLTNYAAAYCTGLLVARRVLNKLGLDSLYAGCTEVTGEEFNVEPVDDGPGAFRCFLDVGLARTTTGARVFGAMKGAVDGGLNIPHSVKRFPGYSAETKSFNADVHRAHIFGQHVADYMRSLEEEDEESFKRQFSRYIKLGIRADDLEDIYKKAHQAIRNDPTHKVTAKKSSAVTKKRWNAKKLTNEQRKTKIAAHKAAYVAKLQSETEA from the exons TTAAGAGGTACCAAGTCAAGTTCCGAAGGCGTCGCGAAGGAAAGACCGATTACTATGCCAGGAAGCGCCTAACATTTCAGGACAAGAACAAGTACAATACTCCTAAGTACCGTTTGATTGTACGTTTGTCCAACAAGGACATCACAGTACAGATCGCCTATGCTCGCATCGAGGGTGATCGCGTGGTGTGCGCTGCTTATTCCCATGAGCTTCCCAAATACGGGATCCAG gttGGATTGACCAACTACGCTGCTGCTTACTGCACAGGCCTGCTGGTCGCCCGCCGTGTTCTTAACAAGTTGGGACTGGACTCCCTATATGCAGGATGCACCGAAGTGACTGGGGAGGAGTTCAACGTCGAGCCTGTTGATGACGGCCCAGGGGCATTCCGATGCTTCTTGGATGTTGGACTCGCTCGTACCACAACTGGTGCACGTGTGTTTGGCGCTATGAAGGGAGCAGTTGATGGTGGTCTAAACATACCTCACTCTGTAAAACGCTTTCCTGGATACTCTGCTGAAACCAAGAGCTTTAATGCCGATGTGCATCGCGCTCATATATTTGGCCAGCACGTTGCAGACTATATGCGCTctttggaggaggaggatgaggagagCTTTAAGAGGCAGTTTAGCCGATACATCAAGTTGGGCATTCGTGCTGATGAT CTTGAAGATATCTACAAAAAAGCCCACCAGGCAATTCGTAACGACCCTACACACAAGGTCACCGCTAAGAAGTCTTCTGCCGTTACGAAGAAAAGGTGGAATGCTAAGAAACTCACAAACGAGCAACGGAAGACTAAGATTGCAGCTCATAAGGCAGCTTATGTTGCAAAGCTGCAGTCTGAAACTGAGGCTTGA